A portion of the Gossypium arboreum isolate Shixiya-1 chromosome 8, ASM2569848v2, whole genome shotgun sequence genome contains these proteins:
- the LOC108467941 gene encoding myb-related protein 308-like yields MGRAPCCSKVGLHRGPWSPKEDKLLVNYIQSHGEGNWKSLPKKAGLLRCGKSCRLRWMNYLRPDIKRGNITPEEDDLIIRLHSLLGNRWSLIAGRLPGRTDNEIKNYWNCHLSKRLLNQGTDPNTRKKLSQQATNTRKNISDTSKPFSERHKIHLPKPIRVTKSSFPRNQSFELDNHQCNANTQAGGNPSSDYAYAADHGGENMRGFLADDLDIQFECESTVLVSEDDSSSLEKLYEEYLQILNQNEDDEMQLDSFAQSLLI; encoded by the exons ATGGGAAGGGCTCCTTGTTGTTCTAAAGTTGGGTTGCATAGAGGTCCATGGTCCCCTAAAGAAGATAAATTGCTTGTCAATTACATTCAATCTCATGGTGAAGGAAACTGGAAATCACTTCCTAAGAAAGCCG GGTTGCTTAGGTGTGGAAAGAGTTGTAGGCTTCGGTGGATGAACTATTTAAGACCGGATATTAAGAGAGGTAACATAACACCCGAGGAAGACGACCTTATCATCCGATTACATTCACTTCTCGGCAACCGATGGTCACTCATCGCCGGCAGACTTCCCGGTCGAACCGATAACGAGATAAAAAACTACTGGAACTGCCATCTCAGTAAACGGCTTTTAAACCAAGGAACCGACCCCAACACCCGTAAGAAACTATCACAACAAGCCACGAACACGAGAAAGAACATCAGTGACACAAGCAAACCATTTTCCGAGAGACACAAAATTCATCTCCCGAAACCCATTAGGGTTACCAAATCTTCTTTCCCAAGAAACCAAAGCTTCGAATTGGACAACCACCAATGCAATGCGAACACCCAAGCAGGAGGAAACCCTTCGTCGGACTATGCCTACGCCGCCGACCATGGTGGTGAAAACATGAGGGGGTTTCTGGCCGATGACCTTGATATTCAATTCGAGTGCGAGTCCACTGTATTGGTAAGTGAAGATGATAGCTCATCATTAGAGAAGCTTTACGAAGAGTATCTGCAGATTCTGAACCAAAACGAAGATGACGAAATGCAATTGGATTCTTTTGCTCAATCATTATTGATCTGA